One Ovis aries strain OAR_USU_Benz2616 breed Rambouillet chromosome 4, ARS-UI_Ramb_v3.0, whole genome shotgun sequence DNA window includes the following coding sequences:
- the MRPS33 gene encoding small ribosomal subunit protein mS33, producing the protein MSSLSEYALRMSRLSARLFGEVARPTDSKSMKVVKLFSEQPLAKRKETYDWYPNHNTYFALMGILRFLGLYRDEHQDFKDEQLRLKKLRGKEKPRKGEGKRAAKKK; encoded by the exons ATGTCTTCACTTTCAGAATATGCCTTGCGCATGAGTCGTCTGAGTGCCCGGCTATTTGGTGAGGTTGCCAGGCCTACTGATTCCAAATCCATGAAAGTGGTGAAGTTGTTCAGTGAGCAGCCTTTGGCCAAGAGGAAGGAGACTTATGACTGGTATCCAAATCACAACACTTACTTTGCACTCATGGGGATACTACGTTTTCTTGGCCTCTACAg AGACGAACATCAGGACTTCAAGGATGAGCAGCTGCGTCTAAAGAAACTTCGTGGAAAGGAGAAGCcaaggaaaggagaagggaaaagagcaGCGAAAAAGAAATAG